The stretch of DNA ATGGACGTCACCGACGACGACTCCATGCGCGCCGGCATCGAGAAGATCACCGCCGAGACCGGCCGGATCGATGTGCTGGTCAACAATGCCGGCTACGGCTCCTACGGCGCTCTCGAAGACGTCTCCCTGGACGAGGCCCGCTACCAGTTCGAGGTCAACGTCTTCGGCGCGATCCGCCTGACCCAGCTCGTTCTGCCCCGTATGCGCGCCCAGCGATCCGGCACCATCGTCAATGTCACCTCGATGGGCGGCAAGATCTACACCCCGCTCGGCGGCTGGTACCACGGCACCAAGTTCGCCCTCGAAGCCCTCAGCGACTGCCTGCGGTTGGAGGCCAAGCCCTTCGGCGTCGACGTCGTCGTGATCGAACCCGGTGGCATCGCCACCGAATGGGGCTCCATCGCCGCCGACAAGCTGGAGAAGTCCTCCGCCAGCGGTGCCTACGCCGCGCAGGCCGCCGCTGTGGCAGCCTCCCTGCGCTCCGAGGCCAACGCCAACCGCAACTCCCCGCCCAGCGTCATCGCCGACGCCATCGGCAAAGCGGCCACCGCCCGCTGCCCCAAGACCCGCTACGCCACCGGCTTCGGCGCCCGCCCCCTCATTGCCCTGCGCCGCATCCTGCCCGACCGCGCCTTCGACACCGCCGTCTCCCGCGCTGTCGGCATGCCCCGCTGAACCCTCCGGAAGGCCCTCGCGACACGCGGGGTGCTGTCGAAACTCGTGAACTGTTCGATTCACCGCGCTCGCCCAGGTGCCTCCCGAACCCGCTTACCAATGCTGTCGTAACTCGTGAACAAAGCCAGGCCGAGCCAGATGTGCAGTGTGCTGTTCTGGACCGTCAGCTCGACGTCGATGCGGGTGTCGGCCGTCTCGGCGGCTTCGCCGCACCATGTCAGGGTCTCGGCCAGTGAGCTGAGGTGGGCGGGGAGCGGGCGGAAGATTTGCTGGTGCATGTCGTCGCGGACTGTGATGCCGGTGGTCGGGGCCTGTTCGCGCCACCAGTCCTGTACGACGTCGCGGACTGAGGCGGCTTGAGGTCCGCTGTTCAGCGCTCGCCGTACGGCGTCCGCCGCGTTTCGCCGGACTACGCTCGCGGCGTCGGGTCCGGGGTCGGCGGCCATGCGGCGCAGGAGCGAGCCGGGGGTCTGGGTCTACAGTCCTCTACGACTGCTGTCCGCGGCCGCCGCCCGCCCTGCCTTCGCCCGCAGCTCTTCGATCGCGGCCCGCCCATCGCCTTGTCCAAACCGATTTGGTGGCACCGATTTCACAGCGCACCAACTGGTCCTAAAATGTGTTGGCTTGGGGCTGACGGGGGGAGGCTGATGAGCGTGGAGCCGACACCGGTGCTAGTAGGACTCCGTTAGGTCTGCGTGTCGCCCGTGTTCGGGGGCATGAGGGTTGTGTGGACTCACATGAAGTCAATCGTGTTCGGGCGTCGTTGGCGTTATTCGTGGCGGATGTGTTCGCCTCGGTGCCGCGGAAGGATCAGCGGGCCAAGGGCGACTGTTATCTGCGGGGGCTGATGATGGACGGGCGGCGCAAGTCCATCCAGGCCATGGCCTCGCGGCTGCCGGACGGCAATGAGCAGAACCTGCAGCAGTTCGTGAACCAGTCCACCTGGGATCCGGTGCCGGTGCGTCGGCGGATCGCCGAGCGGATGGTGCCGCGGATCGGCCCCGCCGCCTGGGCGGTCGATGACGTGTCGTTCCCCAAGGACGGCAGGATGTCGGTCGGTGTCGCCCACCAGTACTGCGGTGCTCTGGGCAAGCAGGCCAACTGCCAGGTCGCGGTCAGCGTGCACGCGGTCTCCGATGTGGCCTCGTGCCCGCTGAACTGGCGGCTGTTCCTGCCCCGGGAGTGGGCGGATGACGCCGTCCGGCGCCGGCGGACCGGCGTCCCCGAGGGCGTCGGGCACCGGGAGAAGTGGCGGCTGGCACTGGACGCCCTGGACGAACTGGCCACATGGCAGCTTGTGCCGCCGGTGGTGGTGGCGGATGCCGGCTATGGCCAGAACGCCGACTTCCGCGCCGACCTGGCCGAGCGGGGACACACGTACGTGGTCGGCATTCGCGCTGATATCACTGTCCAGCCGCACGAGGCAGTCCCCGCCGCCCCCGCCTGGTCCGGCACCGGCCGTCGGCCAGCTCCCCGCTACCGGCAGCCGGCGGTGACGGTGGCGGAACTGGCCACGGCCGCCGGACGGGAAGCCTTCAGCGAGGTGACCTGGCGGGAAGGCTCCCGTGGCCCGATGACCTCCCGCTTCCTGACGGTGCGGGTCCGCCCGGCCGGGGAGCGCTCACGTCGGCTGGCCCAGGCCGCCGCGGTGGCCGGGCACGGCTGGTGGGACGGCGTCCTGCCCGAGGTACGGTTGCTGGCCGAATGGCCCGACGGCCAGGACGGACCGACCCGGTTCTGGCTGTCCGACCTGCCCGACGACACCCCGATCGCCGACCTGGTCCGCCTGGCGAAGATCCGCTGGCGCATCGAGCACGATTACCGCGAACTCAAGCACGGCCTGGGCCTGGACCACTTCGAAGGCCGCTCCTGGCCCGGCTGGCACCACCACGCCACCCTGGTCACCGCCGCCCACGCCTTCCTCACCGAACAGCGGCTGGCCCCAAAAGCCGACACACCGGCCTCACCCTCTACCAGATCCTCGACGCCCTCCAGGACCTGCTGAACTGCTGGACCGGCATCTGCACCACCTGCCACCAACCCCTGCCCATCAGAACACACTGAGCTGCCCCGAGTTTCGTAGAGTCCGGTGATCTTGTTTCAGGCGGACTGCGGGGTGGCTTCCTGTTGTCGCCACCACTCGCGTTCGTACTCGGCGGGCGGTGCGTAGTCGAGGGCGGAGTGGAGCCGTTCCTCGTTGTACCACGTGACCCACTGGAAGATCGCCCGCTCGACCTGGTCAACGTCCCGCCACGGTCCTTGCATCTCGATCAGCTCGGCCTTGAAGGTGCCGTTCAGCGCCTCGGCCATCGCGTTGTCGTAGCTGTCCGCGACCGAGCCGACCGAGGCTGAAGCCCCGATCTCGGACAGCCTCTCGGTATACCGAATTGATACGTATTGCGACCTGCGGTCGCTGTGATGAATGAGGCCGGAGTCCTTCTTGATCCGGCGTCTCCACAACGCCATCTCCAGTGCGTCCAACGGCAGTTCGGTCCGCATGTGGCTCGCGACCTGCCAGCCGACAATCATCCGCGAGTACACGTCCAGGACGAACGCCACGTACGCCCAGCCGGACCAGGTGCGCACCTACGTCATGTCCGCCACCCACAGCTGATCCGGCCGCGAGGCCGTGAAGTCGCGGTCGACCAGGTCCGGCGGCCTGGGTGCCGACGGCTCCGGCACCGTGGTGCGGCGACGCTGCCCGCGGATCACGCCCTCCAGGCCCAGCTCACGCATCAGCCGCTCGACGGTGCAGCGTGCCACAAGAACGCCCTTGCGTCGCAGCGCGCGGGTGATCCGGCGGACACCATAGGTGCCGCCGGACTCAGCATGGACCTGCAGCATGGACCTGTTCGATCAGCGGCATCAGCTGCTCGTCGCGCAGTCGGCGGGTTCGACTTCGGCCGCTTCTTGCGCGCGTAGTACGCCGACTCCGACAGCCCCAGCACCCGGCAGGCGAACCCGACCCCGAGACCCTTGTCCTTGAGGTGCTCGATCACCTGGTCGGCCTCGTCCGGGGACGGTCGAGTTCGGCCGCAAAAATGCGCTCGCGGCTTTGAGGATCTCATTCGCCCGCCTCAACTCCGCTATTTCTTCGCGGAGTTGCTTCAGTTCCTCGTGCTCGGCGGTGGTCAGCCGGTCGTCGCGTTCGTCGGCGTCCGCCTCGGCCTGGCGACCCCAGCCACGCAGGGCTTCCTTGTGGATGCCCAGGTCTTTGGCGACATGCGCGATCGGCCGGCCCGTGGTGCGGACCTCGCGGACGGCCCGCTCGCGGAGCTCGTCCGGGTATTTACGTGGTGCTGGCACTGCTCGTGGTTCTCCTTCGGCCCAGGATCATAAGCCTGGCTTCAGGGACTCCACGAATCCGGGGTCAGCTCAGTCAACCTGCACAAGGTGATCACGCACTGGCCGGACATGCTGCGGGTGGCCGGCTCCCTGGTGACGCGACAGGTCCGCGCGTACGACCTGCTGCGGATGTTCGGGCGTGAAGGGCGGCCGACCCCGCTGGGGCAGGCGTTCGCCGAGTACGGGCGGATCGCCAAGACCCTGCACCTGCTGCGGGTGGTCGACCCGGTGGACGACACCTACCGGCGGCAGATGAACCGGCAGCTCACCGTGCAGGAGTCGAGGCACAAGCTCGCCCGGGACATCTGCCACGGCAAGCGTGGGCAGATCATGCAGGCGTACCGCGAGGGCCAGGAGGACCAGCTCGGCGCGCTCGGCCTGGTCCTGAACGCCGCGGTGCTGTGGACGACCCCTACCTGGACGCCGCGGTCGAGGGGCTTCGGGCGCTGCCCGCCGAGGAGCGCGAGCACGACGTCCTGGATGCCGACGTCGCCCGGCTGTCCCCGCTGCGCCACGCGAACCTGAACGTGCTGGGCCGCTACAGCTTCCGCTCCACCGTCCCGGCTGGCGGCGGCCTGCGCCCGCTGCGCGATCCGGACGCCGGCGAGGACTCCGAGGACGAGGGCTGATGGCGTCCTTGCACGGCGCGATCGTCTGGCGGTTGGTGTGTTAAGGACCTGGCGTGGGGTTACTCGGCGGGTATGGCGAAGCTGCATCTTCCAGGGCGAAAAGAGTCTCACCGCGAGGACGAGGTGCCGGCGCCGGAGGAGGCGGGTCCGGGACCGGAGGTCGAGCGGCGGGCACCTGATGCCCCGACGAAGCTGCCCAAGGGGTCGTGGGGCAAGGTCCTCAAGGGCACGCTGAAGGAGTTCAAGGACGACGAGCTGACCGACCGCGCCGCAGCGTTGACGTACTACGGAATCCTGTCGCTGTTCCCGGCGCTGCTGGCGCTGGTGTCGCTGCTCGGCCTCGCCGGGAAGTCCGCGACCGACGCGGTGCTGGACAACCTCAAGCAGTTCGCCCCCGGCTCGGCCCGCAACATCATCACCGGCGCCGTGGAGCAACTGCAGGGCAACGCCGGGATCGGGTCGATCATGGCCATCGTCGGCTTGGCGCTGGCGATCTGGGCGGCGTCCGGCTACGTGGCGGCGTTCATCCGCACCTCCAACGCCGTCTACGACATGCCCGAGGGCCGCCCGGTGTGGAAGATCCTGCCGGTGCGGCTGGGCGTGACCGTGGTGCTGATGGTGCTGGCCGTGATCAGCGCGCTGATCGTGGTCTTCACCGGCTCCCTGGCCCGCCAGGTGGGGCAGGCGCTCGGGATCGGGGACACCGCGCTGACCGTGTGGTCGATCGCCAAGTGGCCGGTGCTGGTTGTCCTGGTCACCGTGATGATCGCGATCTTGTACTGGGCGAGCCCGAACGCGAAGGTGAAGGGCTTCCGCTGGGTCACCCCGGGCAGCTTCCTGGCCCTGGTCATCTGGCTGGTCGCTTCTGCCGGGTTCGCGTTCTACGTCGCCAACTTCGCCTCCTACAACAAGACCTACGGCTCGATGGCCGGGGTCATCGTCTTCCTCATCTGGCTGTGGATATCCAACCTGGCGATCCTGCTGGGCCTGGAGTTCGACGCGGAGACCGTACGGCAGCGCGCCGTCGCCGGCGGGCATCCGCCCGAGGCCGAGCCGTACACCCAGCCCCGCGACACGCGGAAATGGGACGAGGAGGACGTGCGCCGCCTGGACGAGACCTGAGCGCGCCGCAGCGCCGCGCCGACGTGAGCTCCGGCGCCGGGCATGGTTGGTGATCTGTGGGATACCCGCAGGCCATGAGCTTGCCGACGGGGATTCGTGAGACGGACCGGACTCTGGCCAAGCGGCTCGCTGCCAGTGCCTCACCCGGCCTTCACCGGGCGCTGTCGACGGTGGAGGAGACGGCGGAGGGAAGCAAGCTGTGGTGCGGCGCGGCTGCGGTGATGGCCTTGATGGGCGGCCGGCGCGGCCGCAGGTCCGCCATCGCGGGCCTGGCCGCTGTGACGGCGGCGCAGCTGGTGTCCAACGGCGTGTGCAAGCAGCTGGCCGACCGTCCCCGGCCGCCGAAGGAGTGGTTCCCGCACGACGAGGTGGAGGACCGTCCCGACTCCTCCTCCTTCCCCTCCGGGCACACCGCCGCCGCGGTCGCCTTCACCACCGCCGTTGCCCCCTCATGGCCGCTGGCCGGAGTGCTGTGCGGGGTGCCGGCCGCCATGGTGGCCGTCGAACGCGTGCAAAGCGGCGCCCAACTACCCCAGCGACGTCGCCGCCGGCGCCGCCATCGGCATGGCCAGCGCCTGGCTCACCCGCCGCGCCCCACACCTGATCCTGCGCCACTGGCTTCGGCCATAGAGCCGCGAGCCGGGGCGAGAACCGCCGACGCTGTCAGGGCGAGTCGACGCAAAACGGGCCGTGCAAGCTGTGTGCCCGTGCGCGAAAGGGAGACCCGGAAGCGGTGACAGCGCGGCCGCCTCAACAAACCGCGGGCGCCATCGCTGTCCTGATCCGGCGTCGACGCAGGCGGCCACCTCTCCGAGGACGAGGAACACCGCCTGTACGAGCACTACGGCATCGGCTGGGACGCTGCCTGGCAGCAGGCCAACCAGCCCGGCGCGGCCGGCTGGGCCCACACCGGCACCGGCGAGAGGCC from Streptomyces asiaticus encodes:
- a CDS encoding oxidoreductase, whose translation is MPAKTALVTGASSGIGEATALKLHELGYTVYGAARRTDRLQKLADRGIRPLAMDVTDDDSMRAGIEKITAETGRIDVLVNNAGYGSYGALEDVSLDEARYQFEVNVFGAIRLTQLVLPRMRAQRSGTIVNVTSMGGKIYTPLGGWYHGTKFALEALSDCLRLEAKPFGVDVVVIEPGGIATEWGSIAADKLEKSSASGAYAAQAAAVAASLRSEANANRNSPPSVIADAIGKAATARCPKTRYATGFGARPLIALRRILPDRAFDTAVSRAVGMPR
- a CDS encoding IS701 family transposase — protein: MDSHEVNRVRASLALFVADVFASVPRKDQRAKGDCYLRGLMMDGRRKSIQAMASRLPDGNEQNLQQFVNQSTWDPVPVRRRIAERMVPRIGPAAWAVDDVSFPKDGRMSVGVAHQYCGALGKQANCQVAVSVHAVSDVASCPLNWRLFLPREWADDAVRRRRTGVPEGVGHREKWRLALDALDELATWQLVPPVVVADAGYGQNADFRADLAERGHTYVVGIRADITVQPHEAVPAAPAWSGTGRRPAPRYRQPAVTVAELATAAGREAFSEVTWREGSRGPMTSRFLTVRVRPAGERSRRLAQAAAVAGHGWWDGVLPEVRLLAEWPDGQDGPTRFWLSDLPDDTPIADLVRLAKIRWRIEHDYRELKHGLGLDHFEGRSWPGWHHHATLVTAAHAFLTEQRLAPKADTPASPSTRSSTPSRTC
- a CDS encoding YihY/virulence factor BrkB family protein, which codes for MAKLHLPGRKESHREDEVPAPEEAGPGPEVERRAPDAPTKLPKGSWGKVLKGTLKEFKDDELTDRAAALTYYGILSLFPALLALVSLLGLAGKSATDAVLDNLKQFAPGSARNIITGAVEQLQGNAGIGSIMAIVGLALAIWAASGYVAAFIRTSNAVYDMPEGRPVWKILPVRLGVTVVLMVLAVISALIVVFTGSLARQVGQALGIGDTALTVWSIAKWPVLVVLVTVMIAILYWASPNAKVKGFRWVTPGSFLALVIWLVASAGFAFYVANFASYNKTYGSMAGVIVFLIWLWISNLAILLGLEFDAETVRQRAVAGGHPPEAEPYTQPRDTRKWDEEDVRRLDET
- a CDS encoding phosphatase PAP2 family protein, producing MGGRRGRRSAIAGLAAVTAAQLVSNGVCKQLADRPRPPKEWFPHDEVEDRPDSSSFPSGHTAAAVAFTTAVAPSWPLAGVLCGVPAAMVAVERVQSGAQLPQRRRRRRRHRHGQRLAHPPRPTPDPAPLASAIEPRAGARTADAVRASRRKTGRASCVPVRERETRKR